From Paenibacillus graminis, a single genomic window includes:
- a CDS encoding GH36-type glycosyl hydrolase domain-containing protein — MTTAPSTKLSIQKGDLNFTFLESGDLYQAFGGKMMINQLLSSSVDGAPGNLYARLHLSDGIQAFPLLGVKSASKFRQDGERLLWQGEITADQAGAGLGNTIRYQVVFSMADNGVWFWDVTIDGAGVPLDVIYTQDVGIASPGAVTSNEAYLSQYIDHTVFQDEAKGYVVCSRQNQPQDGKFPYLQQGLLSGAAGYSTDGFQFFGLSYKETNEPEALSQAKLANEVYQYEFAFTALQSSQTRLEGQARFTFYGLFREDHPAAITEMEYEASVQEAWQQVQSLGSVSVEGEWLDRVSINPRIGAPLQTLPLTGAELDALFPHKYQEEREGGKLLAFFTEGYEHVVLKDKELLVERPHGHILMSGDNARLNPEVITTTSYMYGIFNSQVVVGNTNFNKMMSNARSALNIFKTSGQRIYVHTDDQYHLLTMPSLFEIGFNYVRWYYKTASDTLVITNYTTMDEPEVRLHVRSASGIAYRFLITNQITMNVAEYEVPYEVSQDEAEGTLTFRAAKSGTSAEVYPELAYRMHLNGATYRLGDESFLVDGPAQGSASLVVMELEESGDWTLTLQGMLDGKERLLSPASFETEVVRYREFFAGVMNGFKLTQPGGGEGELFKVNALAWWYTHNMLVHYSMPHGLEQYGGAAWGTRDVCQGPVEYFLATHKYEQVREILLTVFAHQYEDDGSWPQWFMFDKYTHVQQEESHGDIIVWPLKVLGDYLRATQDYTVLDVQLPYTRKHSFDFTEQTASLREHALKELNYIKTNFLHDTYLSSYGDGDWDDTLQPANAQLKQYMVSSWTVALTYQTVLGLSRVLQDVDAVWSGELQQLADGIKGDFNRYMLGTDVIPGFLYFEDPADAKLLLHPEDKETGIQYRLLPMTRSMIGELLTPEQMEEHYELIREQFLCPDGVRLMNHPAQYAGGVSLHFKRAEQAANFGREIGLQYVHAHIRFVEAMAKIGKRDQVWKGLAVINPIGIRDAVPNAELRQSNSYFSSSDGKFANRYEAQERFAELRDGSVPVKGGWRIYSSGPGIYMNQLISNVLGIREDGGDLIIDPVLPDELDGTRLDFDYGGAPAAFVYHCSQGVLSYVKVNGQEVQAERLANPYRLGGLRIKRADFDRLRSTEGTVVDIYM; from the coding sequence TTGACAACTGCACCAAGTACCAAGCTGTCGATTCAAAAGGGAGACTTAAATTTTACATTTTTGGAGAGCGGGGACCTGTACCAGGCGTTCGGCGGTAAAATGATGATCAATCAGCTGTTGTCCAGCAGCGTGGATGGTGCTCCGGGCAATCTATATGCAAGGCTTCATCTGTCCGATGGAATCCAGGCGTTTCCGCTGCTCGGCGTGAAATCTGCCAGCAAGTTCCGCCAGGATGGCGAACGTTTACTATGGCAGGGTGAAATCACAGCGGATCAGGCTGGAGCAGGCCTGGGAAATACGATCCGTTATCAGGTTGTTTTTTCAATGGCGGATAACGGGGTATGGTTCTGGGATGTCACTATCGACGGAGCCGGAGTGCCTCTGGATGTTATTTATACCCAGGATGTGGGGATAGCGTCCCCCGGCGCTGTTACCAGCAATGAGGCTTATCTGTCCCAATATATTGACCATACCGTTTTTCAAGATGAAGCTAAAGGCTATGTGGTATGCTCCCGCCAGAACCAGCCGCAGGACGGGAAGTTTCCGTATCTTCAGCAGGGACTGCTGAGCGGCGCTGCGGGCTATTCCACCGATGGCTTCCAGTTTTTCGGCCTGTCCTACAAAGAGACCAATGAGCCGGAAGCTTTGTCCCAGGCCAAGCTTGCGAATGAAGTGTATCAGTATGAATTTGCCTTCACCGCGCTGCAGTCTTCGCAGACCCGGCTTGAAGGGCAGGCCCGGTTTACATTCTATGGACTGTTCCGGGAGGATCACCCGGCCGCAATTACGGAAATGGAGTATGAAGCGTCTGTGCAGGAGGCTTGGCAGCAAGTCCAGTCTTTGGGCAGCGTCTCTGTAGAGGGTGAATGGCTGGACCGTGTATCCATAAATCCCCGGATCGGTGCTCCGCTGCAGACACTGCCGCTCACCGGAGCTGAGCTGGATGCACTGTTCCCGCACAAGTACCAGGAGGAACGGGAGGGCGGCAAGCTTCTGGCCTTCTTCACCGAAGGTTACGAGCATGTTGTGCTCAAAGATAAAGAGCTGCTTGTGGAGCGTCCGCACGGCCACATTCTGATGAGCGGGGATAATGCGCGTTTGAACCCTGAAGTCATAACTACAACCTCTTACATGTATGGTATCTTCAATTCACAAGTGGTTGTCGGCAATACCAATTTTAATAAAATGATGTCCAATGCCCGCAGTGCACTGAATATCTTCAAAACTTCAGGACAGCGGATTTATGTGCACACAGATGATCAATATCATCTGCTGACCATGCCTTCCCTGTTCGAGATTGGCTTCAATTATGTGCGCTGGTATTATAAAACAGCCTCGGATACCCTGGTGATTACCAATTACACTACCATGGATGAGCCTGAGGTAAGACTGCATGTCCGTTCTGCCAGCGGTATCGCTTACCGCTTCCTGATCACGAACCAGATTACCATGAATGTTGCGGAATATGAGGTTCCTTATGAAGTGTCTCAAGATGAAGCGGAGGGGACGCTGACCTTCCGTGCGGCGAAGTCGGGGACAAGTGCGGAAGTATACCCTGAACTGGCCTACCGGATGCATCTGAACGGGGCGACTTACCGGCTGGGGGATGAGTCCTTCCTGGTGGATGGCCCCGCTCAGGGCAGTGCATCGCTCGTGGTGATGGAACTGGAAGAGAGCGGGGACTGGACCCTTACCTTGCAAGGAATGCTGGATGGCAAGGAGCGTCTGCTGAGCCCCGCTTCTTTTGAAACAGAGGTTGTCCGGTACCGCGAGTTTTTTGCCGGAGTGATGAATGGCTTCAAGCTGACGCAGCCAGGCGGCGGTGAAGGCGAACTGTTCAAGGTGAACGCGCTGGCCTGGTGGTATACCCACAATATGCTCGTTCACTATTCCATGCCTCATGGTTTGGAGCAGTATGGAGGAGCTGCATGGGGAACCCGCGATGTCTGCCAGGGTCCGGTGGAATATTTCCTGGCCACCCACAAATATGAACAGGTGCGGGAAATCCTGCTGACCGTGTTTGCCCATCAGTATGAGGATGACGGGAGCTGGCCGCAATGGTTCATGTTCGATAAGTATACGCATGTCCAGCAGGAGGAGAGCCACGGGGATATTATCGTTTGGCCGCTGAAAGTGCTGGGCGACTATCTGCGGGCGACCCAGGATTACACCGTCCTGGATGTACAGCTCCCGTATACCCGCAAGCACAGTTTCGATTTTACGGAACAAACCGCTTCGCTGCGTGAACATGCACTCAAAGAACTGAATTATATTAAAACTAACTTCCTGCATGATACCTATCTGTCTTCTTACGGCGACGGGGACTGGGATGATACCCTGCAGCCGGCCAATGCCCAGCTTAAGCAGTACATGGTCAGCAGCTGGACGGTTGCCTTGACCTATCAGACAGTGCTTGGACTGTCACGAGTTCTGCAGGATGTGGATGCTGTATGGTCTGGGGAACTGCAACAGCTGGCTGATGGAATCAAAGGCGACTTCAACCGCTATATGCTGGGTACCGATGTGATTCCCGGCTTCCTGTATTTCGAAGATCCGGCCGATGCTAAGCTGCTGCTGCATCCTGAAGATAAGGAGACCGGCATCCAGTACCGTCTGCTGCCGATGACCCGCAGTATGATTGGCGAGCTGCTGACTCCGGAACAGATGGAAGAGCATTATGAGCTGATCCGGGAGCAGTTCCTCTGTCCGGACGGTGTGCGTCTGATGAATCATCCCGCACAATATGCCGGTGGTGTCAGCCTGCACTTCAAACGTGCGGAGCAGGCGGCGAATTTTGGCCGTGAGATTGGTCTGCAATATGTGCACGCCCATATCCGCTTCGTAGAGGCCATGGCCAAGATCGGCAAACGGGATCAGGTCTGGAAGGGGCTGGCCGTCATTAACCCGATCGGCATCCGCGATGCGGTACCGAATGCAGAGCTGCGGCAGAGCAATTCCTATTTCAGCAGCTCGGACGGCAAGTTCGCTAACCGGTATGAGGCGCAGGAGCGTTTTGCAGAGCTGCGTGACGGTTCAGTTCCGGTCAAAGGCGGCTGGAGAATTTATTCCAGCGGTCCGGGGATCTACATGAACCAGCTGATCTCGAATGTGCTGGGCATCCGCGAGGACGGCGGGGATCTGATTATCGATCCTGTATTGCCGGATGAACTGGACGGTACCCGTCTGGACTTCGACTATGGCGGTGCGCCTGCAGCGTTTGTCTACCATTGCTCCCAAGGCGTCCTTAGCTACGTCAAAGTGAACGGCCAGGAGGTTCAGGCAGAACGGCTGGCGAATCCGTACCGCTTGGGCGGGCTGCGGATCAAGCGGGCTGATTTTGACCGTCTGCGCAGCACAGAAGGTACGGTAGTAGATATTTATATGTAA
- the trpS gene encoding tryptophan--tRNA ligase — protein sequence MTERVLTGDRVTGKLHLGHYVGSLENRVLLQERYESFVFLADVQALTTHFEQKDLIRSHIREMTLDYLSAGIDPEKSTIFIQSMIPEIAELTIYFSMFVSVNSLRHNPTIKAEAKGRGIDELYYGFLGYPVSQAADITFCKATIIPVGDDQLPHLELARRIVRRFNELYQPILAEPQALISNTPRLVGTDGNAKMSKSLGNAIALDSTAEEIAHKIKRAVTDTARVHKNDPGHPEICPIYAYHSAFQPGHLPEIREGCERGTMGCSACKERITKALEQLIAPMRERRAYYAARPQLVDDILITGTKHARGIAKETMKEVREAMKLDYFSHSVMERGLL from the coding sequence ATGACAGAACGAGTATTGACAGGAGACCGTGTGACCGGAAAGCTCCACCTTGGCCATTATGTTGGCAGTCTGGAGAACCGGGTGCTTTTACAGGAGAGGTATGAATCGTTTGTCTTTCTGGCCGATGTCCAGGCGCTGACGACCCACTTTGAACAAAAGGACTTAATCCGCAGCCACATCCGCGAAATGACCCTTGATTATTTATCCGCAGGAATTGATCCGGAGAAGTCCACTATTTTTATTCAGTCGATGATTCCCGAAATTGCTGAGCTGACTATCTATTTCTCGATGTTCGTATCCGTTAATTCGTTGCGCCATAATCCCACCATTAAGGCAGAAGCCAAAGGACGGGGAATCGACGAATTGTATTACGGATTTCTGGGGTATCCGGTCAGCCAGGCTGCAGATATCACCTTCTGCAAGGCAACGATTATTCCCGTGGGGGACGATCAGCTGCCGCATCTGGAACTGGCCCGCAGAATCGTGCGCCGTTTCAACGAGCTGTACCAGCCTATACTGGCAGAACCTCAGGCTTTGATCAGCAATACCCCAAGGCTTGTAGGTACAGATGGCAATGCGAAGATGAGTAAAAGTCTGGGCAATGCCATCGCGCTTGACTCTACTGCGGAGGAAATCGCCCATAAAATTAAAAGAGCGGTCACCGACACCGCCCGTGTCCATAAAAATGATCCGGGACACCCGGAGATTTGCCCGATTTATGCTTATCACAGCGCCTTCCAGCCGGGACATCTTCCAGAGATACGCGAAGGCTGTGAACGCGGAACCATGGGCTGCTCAGCCTGCAAGGAGCGCATCACTAAGGCGTTGGAGCAGCTGATTGCCCCCATGCGTGAGCGCCGGGCCTATTATGCCGCGCGGCCGCAGCTCGTGGACGATATTTTGATTACCGGAACGAAGCATGCCCGGGGAATCGCCAAAGAAACGATGAAGGAAGTCCGCGAAGCCATGAAGCTCGATTATTTCAGCCACTCTGTTATGGAAAGAGGTCTCCTCTGA
- a CDS encoding DUF5050 domain-containing protein has product MKKIQRLITRIGLTLLAGVLIGGGVLGSGKMTPQASAAAAENGYVYYNSEDALYRVPTAGGTAQKLSENFSGDYLEATSKYLYFFESDDLSKLQRLSLTENNALISSFAGDKNILFYQIEGDYLYFMDDKGVIYRSLANAADDTQIKQIANKADTEFPGFFVVNGRIYYNVLKNGTNTWAASKSQDGSGNVQFIAQGAIPSSDYIYSTPTGISVMVDIKPSETYYSLNSMVLYTLPLNGGNPKAVNAKNPLDANATYSGFWTKDYYIYNKGITVDDDDNYVYSKSKGYAIDKSGKIFQLSQTGIVGLTDMGGNKLAYVDGNGKATISTVANGKVTSTKPVALTNVTNLFKVQNGTAAGQIVLFAASGAFALNADLTLTKLNGLTWDNSAIYENVTGIYYFNGEDNESLYKMSADGKTKLKLSDGPVTEIYTISNN; this is encoded by the coding sequence ATGAAGAAGATTCAAAGGTTAATCACAAGAATAGGGCTTACGCTGCTTGCAGGTGTATTGATTGGCGGCGGTGTTCTAGGGTCAGGGAAGATGACTCCACAAGCGTCGGCAGCTGCTGCCGAAAACGGGTACGTCTATTACAACTCGGAAGATGCTTTATACCGTGTACCTACCGCTGGCGGGACTGCGCAGAAACTCTCCGAGAATTTCTCGGGAGACTACCTGGAGGCAACAAGCAAGTATTTGTATTTCTTTGAAAGTGATGACTTATCCAAACTGCAGCGCCTGTCGCTAACTGAAAATAATGCGCTGATCAGCAGCTTTGCAGGGGATAAGAATATATTGTTTTACCAGATAGAGGGGGATTACCTGTATTTCATGGATGATAAAGGTGTCATCTACCGCTCACTGGCCAATGCGGCAGATGATACCCAAATCAAACAAATCGCCAATAAAGCAGATACGGAATTCCCGGGCTTCTTTGTGGTGAACGGGCGCATTTACTATAATGTATTGAAGAATGGAACCAATACCTGGGCAGCCTCGAAGTCCCAGGACGGCAGCGGAAATGTGCAATTTATAGCCCAAGGTGCCATTCCATCTTCAGATTATATCTATTCAACTCCTACAGGAATCTCTGTGATGGTGGACATCAAGCCGTCAGAAACCTATTACTCCCTCAACTCCATGGTTCTGTATACCCTTCCGCTGAACGGAGGAAATCCCAAAGCCGTAAATGCCAAAAACCCGCTGGATGCGAACGCCACCTACTCAGGTTTTTGGACCAAAGACTACTACATTTACAACAAAGGCATCACTGTAGACGACGATGATAACTACGTATATTCCAAGAGCAAAGGGTATGCAATTGATAAATCCGGAAAGATTTTTCAATTGAGCCAAACCGGGATTGTCGGTCTTACCGATATGGGCGGAAACAAGCTCGCCTATGTTGACGGCAATGGAAAAGCCACCATCAGCACTGTGGCAAACGGTAAAGTAACCAGCACAAAACCGGTCGCATTAACTAATGTGACGAATCTGTTTAAGGTGCAGAATGGTACAGCCGCCGGTCAAATCGTGCTTTTTGCAGCAAGCGGAGCTTTTGCCCTGAATGCCGATCTCACCTTGACCAAATTGAACGGCCTGACTTGGGATAACAGTGCTATCTATGAAAATGTAACAGGCATTTACTATTTTAATGGAGAGGATAATGAGAGTCTTTATAAGATGAGCGCCGACGGCAAAACGAAGCTGAAGCTCTCTGACGGGCCTGTGACTGAGATTTATACCATTTCCAACAACTAA